Genomic window (Streptococcus porcinus):
AAACATCCAGAACTTGGTGAAAACCTTGAAGAGCTTTTAGCAGATGTTTCAGCTATTCCTGAGGATATCCGTCAAGCTTTGGTTAATAACGGAGGTGGGCATCTCAATCATGCACTTTTTTGGGAAATACTCTCTCCAGAAAAAACTGAAGTGACTAGCGATGTGGCAAGTGCAATTGATGAGACATTTGGTTCCTTCGAGGCTTTTAAAGACGCTTTTACGACTGCAGCAACTAGCCGTTTTGGCTCGGGCTGGGCTTGGTTAGTCGTTAATAATGAAGGTAAACTAGAAGTTATGTCTACTGCGAATCAAGATACTCCAATATCTGAAGGGAAACACCCTATTTTGGGACTTGATGTTTGGGAACATGCCTATTATTTAAATTACCGTAATATTCGTCCAAACTATATCAAAGCCTTCTTTGAAATTATTAACTGGAATAAAGTTGATGAACTGTACAAAGCTGCTAAAGCTTAAACTGATGATAATTTATGAAGAACTGACCAAAAGGCCAGTTTTTTTTGCTTTAGAAATATATTTCTTTTTTTATATCATAGAAGTTTAAAGGGTTAGCTAATCAGGATTTATTTAAGCAATTTAAATAAGTCTAATTTTGTGTCTATCCCGTGGTCTTTTTGGTAAAATAATTCTTTGAAAACTCCAAACTTCTATTTTGTAATATAATTGACATATAATTGTCTAAAAAACGCAACATTCCCTTGATTTTTAATTAAAATAATATAAAATATAATT
Coding sequences:
- the sodA gene encoding superoxide dismutase SodA gives rise to the protein MAIILPELPYAYDALEPQFDKETMILHHDKHHATYVANANAALEKHPELGENLEELLADVSAIPEDIRQALVNNGGGHLNHALFWEILSPEKTEVTSDVASAIDETFGSFEAFKDAFTTAATSRFGSGWAWLVVNNEGKLEVMSTANQDTPISEGKHPILGLDVWEHAYYLNYRNIRPNYIKAFFEIINWNKVDELYKAAKA